The nucleotide sequence CTTGCTCAGCGTTTGAGCCCCAGGACATGATACCCACGCGATATTCCTGACCAACCGGGACTTTCAGGTTGGTTACCGTATATGTAATTCCGGCTTCTGCTTCAATTTCCGGGATCACATCACTCTGGATCTGATCCCATCCCATACCTTCATTGGTTGATTCAAGGTATGTGTATATGGTTACATCTTCTGCAGTTGCCGAGCCAACATTTGTGATCTCAATATCCAGATCTACATATGTGTACGCTGCCCCCCTCTTGCCGGTTCCTGTAAATTCAATTTGCAGTTGGGGATATCCATAACCGATCGGAGTTATTGTTGCTTCTGCATTTTTGTACTCATCCGGGATAACACCCACATCCCATCCGGAGTTGGTCGTTTCAAGATAGAAATACTTGACACCGTTGTGATCATAGTAGCTTCCGGAGATACCTTCATCACCCTTTACTCCCACTGCCATATGATCAGGCAATGTTATCAATGCCACTCCATATCCCATTTCGTGCAGAAGTGATGCAAGAAGGATCGATGAGTCTTCGCAGTCCCCGCCTCCGTGATATAGCGTCTCGAATGGGAATCTGGGATACTCATCGTATCCTGCAGAAGCACTGTCACTGACATAAGGAAGGGACTGGACGAAAGCGGTTGCGATGTATGGCATCTCATCGTTGGTATAGCCGCCTTCATCAGCGAGGTATTCAAGTTGGGAGGTTATCTGTGATATCAGTTCATCATCGAAGGGGTCATTTGCAAACTGATCATAATCCCTGCTTCGACTTCTCTCGGAATATAGGTCGTAATCTTCTTTGTAGTATTCATTCTTGATCCAGAACTCTGTACCGTCATAATCCCATTCATACGTACGTGTGATGGAATCCTCAGCCAGTGAAACTGCTATCTTTGTTTCAGTTTCAGGGTCAATGGGCTCTGTCTCCAGAAATATCTCCGGCTTTAGTTCATAGGTAATATCAATAGAGAAACTGCTATCGTATATCTTATCCACTCTGATAGAATAGACAACGTTTCGCTCGTCCGGATCTTTTATATTATATGTTTGGCCCGGGGAGAATGTTCTTACGGAATACTCCTTCTCGTCCTTCCTGAAAGATATGACCGTAAACTCTTCTTTCCTGTCAATATCCAGTATCTTCAGGGAGTATCCATTCTCAAGGTCAAGTACAGCAGTCTTTTTGAGAGTTATGTTATACTCTTCAGTGTATTCCTCAGCTGCTATCTCCGTTTCATCAATATCAGGCAAACTGTCTTCTTCCGGGTATCCTTCATCTGATATGCAACCCATACCTGAGCAAATGATCATAAAAAGAAAAAACCAGGAGATCGATCTTCTGATACCCATATGAAATGGAATTGACTGCTGAAATATAATAGTATTGTGGTTGCTACGGATTGATAAGGGCGTGTTGCCTTTGTCACGAGCACTTTCTCTTAAATATCAAAGAAACAGTTGAGTTGATCTCAAAAGTCTAATGGCTACACTTACAATTAATGTGTATTGTATAATTATTGTAAAAGAGCAGATCAGAAGCTTTGAAATCGGTTCTTTAATAAAGAATGAACTAGAAAGCAAGATATGAGTCTTGAATCTTGAAATTTAATAGCATCATGATGTTGTGGGAGTGCAGTAAATGATCTATCAGATATTGAATAAGCCATCTTGTTGTGATTGTGGGCCTGCGGAGGACAGTTGTTGTGGTCCGACGAACAGTAACTGTTGCGGACCTGAATCCATTGACCTGAACAAAAAGGAGCATGCTTGTCCCGTCTGTGGTACTACTGGAGAACCCGTTGAGAGCATTACAGTCAGACATCTGGTCAAAGAAGAATTGATGTCATCTGTTGTTGATGTTGATCACTGGCTTTGTCTTGATGAGAATTGTGATGTTGCATACTATACAGAGACGGAAGCACTTTTCAGAAAAGAAGACCTGAAAGTTCCGATATGGTTCAAAAAGGATGCTGATCCAAAGTATGCATGTTACTGTAATGAGATAACAGAAGAGCAGGTCATTGAAACAGTTTTCAACACTGGTATCGATAGCATGAAGGATGTTATTGCTGCTATCAAAGGTAAAGCAAAAGCTCAGTGCAGGGTCCGGAACCCGACAGGTAAGTGTTGTACACAGGCATTTAATAAAGCTATAGAAAAAGGGAAAGATATCAGGAATAATTGATAAAAAGACAACTTTCTAATATTATTCTCATGTGTAACAATTAGATTTGTTAAAAATCCTAGTCCCTTTAACCATTTTTAAGCTAAATTTATAGGACACTTTGCAATTATTTGTATCACAAAATTCTAAAATATATCTATTTTACTTTATTATTTTTGGTAAGTTATATATACTATCTTGCATAGATTAACTTTTGTAAATTTACTGGAGGGTACATTGTATGGTGGAGAAAAGCGCATTAGACTGGATAGCAATAGCTCTGGTAGTTATTGGTGGTTTGAACTGGGGATTAGTCGGAATTTCACAGGACTTTAATCTTGTGGCAATGATCTTCGGTTAAGCATAATTGCGAGAATTGTGTATTTGCTGGTCGGACTTTCGGCAATTTATATGATATACTTCGCAAACAAACAAAATTAAGGCAGCAATCTGCTGTCCTTCTTTTTAAGTATGAGTTCAGACTTATATTTTATTATAAGTTAATAGGTTTGAAGGTTGAAATGTCACACTATAATATTCCGGAGCATACATACCCAAGACCTCGCGTTGTTGCAAGTAAATGTCTTGAGTTTGCAAGTGTACGCTACAACGGAAGTGTTGTTAATTGCCCGACTGTTCGTGCTCTAATTCCATTTGTAGATTTTATCACAGTTTGTCCGGAAGTTGAAATTGGACTTGGGGTTCCACGTGAAACTATAAGGATCGTTCTTGAAGATGGAAAAAAAAGACTTATTCAACCAAAAACAGAGAAAGATCTGACAGAAGATATGGATAAGTTCACTGACAAATTCCTGGAAGATCTGCCTGATGTTGATGGTTTCATATTTAAATCCGGTTCACCTACCATCGGAATAAAAAAGATCAGAATATACTCTGCTTCTGATAAAGGGTTCGTAATTGATCATGGATCCGGCTTTTTTGCAGATAAGATCGTTCAAAAGTATGCTGAATATCCTCTTGAAGAGGACGATCGGCTTAGAAACAATATCATAAGACACCATTTCCTTACAAAACTTTTTGCTTTTGCAGATATTCGGAATGTAAAAGAATCGGGTTCATTTGAAAAACTCGAGCGATTCTATAAGTATAACCGTTATCTTTTCCGATTATATAACCGTGATCTAGCTGTAAAACTGGATCAGTTGTTGGAGAATAAAAGCTCATTAGGATTTGATAGGATCATAACAGAATATGAGAAACTCATTCCACAAGTTTTTTGCAGATCACCGGGGTCTAATCAGTTTGCGGATATTGCAAATGAGATCTTTTTAAGTGTAGCTTCTTCTTTGAATGATGCTGAAAATGAATATCTGACCTGTGTAATCAAAAAATATGTTGATAATCGATTGGCTTATGATGCATTACTTGAGATCCTTAAGCTTTACGTTATGCGTTTCAGTGACTCAAAAGAGGAATATTCCAGATTGTTCTTCCCATATCCTGAAGAATTAAAGAATGAATCAGAACCTGATAGGGACAGGGATTTCTGGGCAAATTTTCCGATCTGAGTTCTCTAAAAAATTTTGTTCAAACTTGTAATCATGACTTAGATAAATCTTTATAAATTTAATTTTAAAAAAATAAATTTAGCTCAAAAAAAGTTGGTAAGCTATATATA is from Methanococcoides sp. AM1 and encodes:
- a CDS encoding DUF523 and DUF1722 domain-containing protein, with translation MSHYNIPEHTYPRPRVVASKCLEFASVRYNGSVVNCPTVRALIPFVDFITVCPEVEIGLGVPRETIRIVLEDGKKRLIQPKTEKDLTEDMDKFTDKFLEDLPDVDGFIFKSGSPTIGIKKIRIYSASDKGFVIDHGSGFFADKIVQKYAEYPLEEDDRLRNNIIRHHFLTKLFAFADIRNVKESGSFEKLERFYKYNRYLFRLYNRDLAVKLDQLLENKSSLGFDRIITEYEKLIPQVFCRSPGSNQFADIANEIFLSVASSLNDAENEYLTCVIKKYVDNRLAYDALLEILKLYVMRFSDSKEEYSRLFFPYPEELKNESEPDRDRDFWANFPI
- a CDS encoding copper chaperone Copz family protein: MIYQILNKPSCCDCGPAEDSCCGPTNSNCCGPESIDLNKKEHACPVCGTTGEPVESITVRHLVKEELMSSVVDVDHWLCLDENCDVAYYTETEALFRKEDLKVPIWFKKDADPKYACYCNEITEEQVIETVFNTGIDSMKDVIAAIKGKAKAQCRVRNPTGKCCTQAFNKAIEKGKDIRNN